The proteins below are encoded in one region of Borrelia duttonii Ly:
- the recJ gene encoding single-stranded-DNA-specific exonuclease RecJ: MKIWKKKEIDIAEKNIVNIKKKYNISLFEATLLLSREIKEEDFLFFLESSVNLMHNPFFLKNIDKFIYRINEAILEKENVLIFGDKDADGITATIIMYETLKDFGINVTYKIPSNGEFYGLTKEVIDKAFNDKITLIITVDCGISNIEEINYARSKNIEVIITDHHLPNKEIDTENIIIDPHLKGDLYPFKEIAGCYVSFKACLALYLSTTNFYNKDLIFMFLEKFENNIKLHAIEINNYILKKHITLDNNNDLQININQIEEFSQNKHIIVFNKIEQAQLLNEFFKQKIDIEIIDINENFIKKYPKHANKTLKELMQITKYFKYRKINIYEKLYYMFYNIIFETNKNLLQNCLKRLKFVAIGTIADNMPIIDENRIAVKEGLKEIALRENISINYLLKEVNILTKPIITSTDIAFKIAPILNSTGRLEKADITIRFLLSQDTNKIENKFKEIKNINTLRKYKEDISWNTHNENTIFKNDKFIVCYDKNTPKGISSRMATRLSSYYKKVAVFLTKQSDIIKGSIRSNNKVNSKELISMIPKHLIINSGGHKAAAGFTLYENVLNEFIRELENALKKIEYKELQEDSILIDAIIPQDLSKTELIKTIDLFEPYGHDFREFILMMENVCIQDIRTIDKNGTSKHISMKIINNIDYYKAIYFNGTQTIQELGIKDGQNIDIIFTISEDIYNQNDKILKIIDINKRKN; the protein is encoded by the coding sequence ATGAAAATCTGGAAAAAAAAAGAAATTGATATTGCAGAAAAAAATATAGTTAACATTAAAAAAAAATATAATATCAGTCTTTTTGAAGCAACACTACTACTTAGCAGAGAAATTAAAGAAGAAGATTTCTTATTTTTCTTAGAAAGCAGTGTCAATTTAATGCACAACCCATTTTTTTTAAAAAATATAGACAAATTTATTTATAGAATAAATGAAGCCATTTTAGAAAAAGAAAATGTATTAATCTTTGGAGATAAAGACGCTGATGGAATCACAGCAACAATAATAATGTATGAAACTCTTAAAGATTTTGGTATTAATGTAACTTATAAAATACCATCTAATGGAGAATTTTATGGGCTTACAAAAGAAGTTATTGATAAGGCATTTAACGACAAAATAACACTAATAATCACTGTTGATTGTGGAATTTCTAACATTGAAGAAATAAATTATGCAAGATCAAAAAATATAGAAGTAATAATTACAGATCATCACCTTCCAAACAAAGAAATCGACACAGAAAATATTATCATAGATCCCCATTTAAAAGGTGATCTTTATCCATTTAAAGAAATAGCTGGATGTTATGTAAGTTTCAAAGCATGTCTTGCATTATATCTTTCTACTACCAATTTTTATAACAAAGACTTAATATTTATGTTTTTAGAAAAATTCGAAAACAATATCAAACTTCATGCAATAGAAATTAACAATTACATTTTAAAAAAGCATATAACTCTAGACAATAATAACGATTTACAAATTAATATTAATCAAATAGAAGAATTTTCACAAAATAAACACATAATTGTATTTAATAAAATTGAACAAGCTCAACTTTTAAATGAATTTTTTAAACAAAAAATAGATATAGAAATCATTGATATTAATGAAAATTTTATAAAAAAATATCCCAAACATGCCAACAAAACACTAAAAGAACTTATGCAAATTACCAAATATTTCAAATATAGAAAAATTAATATTTATGAAAAACTGTACTATATGTTCTATAACATAATATTTGAAACAAACAAAAATTTACTGCAAAATTGCCTTAAAAGGCTTAAATTTGTTGCAATAGGAACCATAGCTGATAATATGCCAATTATTGATGAAAATCGAATAGCTGTAAAAGAAGGACTTAAAGAAATAGCATTAAGAGAAAATATATCTATAAATTATCTATTAAAAGAAGTCAATATATTAACAAAACCAATAATCACTTCAACAGATATTGCATTTAAAATTGCACCAATATTAAATTCAACAGGAAGACTTGAAAAAGCAGACATTACAATACGATTTTTATTAAGTCAAGATACTAATAAAATAGAAAATAAATTTAAGGAAATCAAAAATATAAACACTTTAAGAAAATATAAAGAAGATATATCTTGGAATACTCATAATGAAAATACCATTTTTAAGAATGATAAATTCATAGTATGCTATGACAAAAATACTCCAAAAGGAATTAGTTCTAGAATGGCAACAAGACTCTCATCCTATTATAAAAAAGTCGCTGTCTTTCTTACTAAACAATCAGATATAATTAAAGGATCTATTAGATCAAATAATAAAGTAAATTCCAAAGAACTAATTTCAATGATCCCAAAACATCTAATAATAAATTCTGGAGGGCACAAAGCTGCTGCTGGATTTACATTGTATGAAAATGTACTAAACGAATTTATAAGAGAACTTGAAAATGCTCTCAAAAAAATAGAATATAAAGAATTACAAGAAGATTCAATACTAATTGATGCTATAATACCTCAAGATTTAAGTAAAACAGAACTTATCAAAACAATAGATTTGTTTGAACCATATGGACATGATTTTAGAGAATTTATTTTAATGATGGAAAATGTATGCATTCAGGACATCAGAACAATTGATAAAAATGGAACTTCAAAACACATAAGCATGAAAATCATTAATAATATAGATTATTATAAAGCAATTTACTTTAATGGCACTCAAACTATTCAAGAACTTGGCATCAAAGATGGTCAAAATATAGACATAATATTCACAATCAGTGAAGATATTTACAATCAAAATGATAAAATTTTAAAAATTATTGATATAAACAAGAGAAAAAATTAG
- a CDS encoding M23 family metallopeptidase has product MHNIKKLLFIFTLAFIFIIGLFKVNAKNNDITKIYYKKETFQGGNIYFISNKNFKKLSLLSTNQKPILSTSPFKCNISNKDYYIALIGITPMIKEGKRKIQIEFENKQYIKEIEIKKFTFKKTTVKLNKSKSKLIKSQQSPKAKKQALTLWNIIGSVGDTTIYHYDTFVHPIKDKYQITSPYGDQRIYMQDNQKISSQKIHNGKDYAPFKKEKTPIFAAGRGKVVFARDREITGKTIIIQHLPGVFTIYLHLSKFGVKENTIVNTGEYIGNVGNTGISTGPHLHFEIRINGIAVNPDFFLEEMLIDKNQIINNTKKIE; this is encoded by the coding sequence GTGCACAACATCAAAAAACTTTTATTTATATTTACACTTGCATTTATATTTATAATAGGATTATTTAAAGTTAATGCAAAAAATAACGATATTACAAAAATATACTATAAAAAAGAGACCTTTCAAGGGGGAAACATCTATTTTATAAGCAATAAAAACTTTAAAAAATTATCTCTCTTATCAACAAATCAAAAACCCATTTTAAGTACATCGCCTTTTAAGTGTAATATAAGTAATAAAGACTACTATATAGCTTTAATAGGAATCACACCAATGATCAAAGAAGGAAAAAGAAAAATTCAAATAGAGTTTGAAAATAAACAATACATAAAGGAAATTGAAATCAAAAAATTCACATTCAAAAAAACAACTGTCAAACTTAATAAAAGCAAATCTAAACTTATCAAAAGTCAACAATCACCTAAAGCAAAAAAACAAGCTCTAACATTATGGAATATCATTGGAAGTGTAGGTGATACAACAATTTATCATTATGATACATTTGTCCATCCAATAAAAGATAAATATCAAATAACTAGTCCTTATGGAGACCAAAGAATTTATATGCAAGACAATCAAAAAATATCAAGCCAAAAAATACATAACGGAAAAGATTACGCGCCATTTAAAAAAGAAAAAACACCTATTTTCGCAGCTGGTAGAGGAAAAGTAGTATTTGCAAGAGACAGAGAAATCACTGGCAAAACCATTATCATTCAACATTTACCAGGAGTATTTACAATTTATCTACACCTATCAAAATTTGGAGTTAAAGAAAATACAATAGTAAATACAGGAGAATATATCGGTAATGTCGGAAATACGGGAATATCAACAGGTCCTCATCTACACTTTGAAATTAGAATTAATGGAATCGCAGTAAATCCAGATTTTTTCTTAGAAGAAATGCTTATTGACAAAAATCAAATAATCAATAACACTAAAAAGATAGAGTAA
- the rpsU gene encoding 30S ribosomal protein S21 yields the protein MVTVNVDKNEGLEKALKRFKRMIEKEAIIREWKRREYYEKPSTIRVKKEKAFKRKQAKKVRKLKQKIGK from the coding sequence TTGGTAACTGTCAATGTGGACAAAAATGAAGGATTGGAAAAAGCATTGAAACGTTTTAAAAGAATGATTGAAAAAGAAGCAATCATCAGAGAATGGAAAAGAAGAGAATATTATGAAAAGCCATCTACTATTCGTGTTAAAAAAGAAAAAGCATTCAAAAGAAAACAAGCAAAAAAAGTAAGAAAACTAAAACAAAAAATTGGTAAATAA
- a CDS encoding DNA translocase FtsK, with protein sequence MKNFYRYFQFLFFFMLAVILFSLLVALTPIGNIFIFFVFNLIGQMLLNTFSFLSFYLILYPLVNWYVYCNNMLSKKFIFNWNYTVILFFTLTFWLRINSDFEGSNFVNWFLSNFGIIVGNLFVCLLFILELIVWVYLNYVFFKDASFILTTFHFITFKLKILFENMFSYLPFLSTLKIKKDIKVYKDCENNVSSDSILNKEDNIINDEEYQALWSFKEFLRNSNKSLDVDLDKTIFSKSEVMDDKLPKDESLQEVQCDLNTENNCQYKILRSECEDSRLVVSGKIRASDIRHNGIINNIVRDEYENDTLFKVKSDENYSIDISVFAQREPENETEDVEYEREIQKQAMLLQETFREFNINAKLIDIIRGPVVTMYAVRPDKGIKLSKITSISDNIALRLAAVRVRIIAPIPGKEAVGIEIPNKRRKFILISEIINSQEFQNDFKVPFALGKEISGNNVVFDLVTAPHLLIAGATGAGKSVCVNSLIASIIFSKSPDDVRLVLIDPKVVELKLFNNIPHLLTPVITNVNRALEALRWCLDEMERRYVLLDNFFVRDINSYNKKIVEEGLNEVPLPYLVIIIDEFADLILSARKDLENLISRLAAMARAVGMHLVLATQRPSVDVITGVIKANFPSRISFMVASSMDSRIILGTSGAEKLLGKGDMLYVSPITPFPQRIQGGFLTEKEVYKLVEEVKKFGIPNYIDDEIFIDSVVESDTLVINSSDEPMFEEALEIVRSTKKASASYLQRRLKIGYNRAARIIELMEEMGYIGPVNGSKPRDVFI encoded by the coding sequence ATGAAGAATTTTTATCGTTATTTTCAGTTTTTATTCTTTTTTATGTTGGCTGTTATACTATTTTCTCTTTTGGTGGCATTAACTCCTATAGGAAATATATTTATATTTTTTGTATTTAATCTTATAGGGCAGATGCTTCTTAATACTTTTTCATTTTTGTCGTTTTATTTAATACTCTATCCGCTTGTAAACTGGTATGTTTATTGCAATAATATGCTTAGCAAAAAATTTATATTTAATTGGAATTATACGGTTATTTTATTTTTTACTTTAACCTTTTGGTTAAGAATTAATTCTGATTTTGAGGGTTCTAATTTTGTTAATTGGTTCTTGAGTAATTTTGGCATTATAGTTGGAAATTTATTTGTTTGTCTTCTTTTTATTTTAGAACTTATTGTTTGGGTTTATTTAAATTATGTTTTTTTTAAAGATGCTAGTTTTATTTTAACTACCTTTCATTTTATAACATTTAAATTGAAAATTTTGTTTGAGAACATGTTTTCTTATTTGCCTTTTTTGAGTACTTTAAAGATTAAGAAAGATATTAAGGTTTATAAAGATTGTGAGAATAATGTAAGTTCAGATAGTATTTTGAATAAGGAAGATAATATTATTAATGATGAAGAGTATCAGGCTTTATGGTCTTTTAAGGAGTTTTTACGAAATTCTAATAAATCTTTAGATGTTGATTTGGATAAAACTATTTTTTCTAAATCTGAGGTAATGGATGATAAATTACCAAAAGATGAATCTTTGCAAGAAGTTCAATGTGATTTAAATACTGAGAATAATTGTCAATATAAAATTTTGAGAAGTGAATGTGAGGATAGTAGGTTAGTAGTTAGTGGAAAAATTAGGGCTAGTGATATAAGGCATAATGGAATAATAAATAATATTGTTAGAGATGAATATGAGAATGACACTTTATTTAAAGTTAAAAGTGATGAAAATTATTCAATAGATATTTCTGTTTTTGCTCAAAGGGAGCCTGAGAATGAAACTGAAGATGTTGAATATGAGAGAGAAATTCAAAAGCAAGCGATGCTTTTGCAAGAAACTTTTAGAGAATTTAATATTAATGCCAAACTTATTGATATTATTAGAGGTCCTGTTGTTACGATGTATGCTGTTCGTCCTGATAAAGGTATTAAGCTTTCCAAAATAACTTCTATATCTGATAATATTGCATTACGTCTTGCAGCAGTTAGAGTTAGAATTATTGCGCCAATACCTGGTAAAGAAGCTGTTGGGATTGAAATACCTAATAAGAGACGAAAATTCATTTTGATATCAGAGATAATAAATAGTCAAGAATTTCAAAATGATTTTAAAGTGCCTTTTGCACTTGGTAAAGAAATTAGTGGAAATAATGTTGTTTTTGATCTTGTGACTGCTCCCCATCTTTTAATAGCAGGTGCTACTGGTGCTGGAAAATCAGTTTGTGTAAATTCACTTATTGCTTCAATTATTTTTTCAAAATCTCCAGATGATGTTAGGCTTGTGTTAATAGATCCTAAAGTAGTTGAGCTTAAACTTTTTAATAATATTCCTCATTTATTAACTCCAGTTATTACTAATGTAAATAGAGCTTTGGAGGCTTTGCGTTGGTGTCTTGATGAGATGGAGAGAAGGTATGTTCTTCTTGATAATTTTTTTGTTAGGGATATTAATTCTTATAATAAGAAAATAGTGGAAGAAGGATTAAATGAAGTGCCGTTGCCTTATTTGGTAATAATTATTGATGAATTTGCAGATTTAATTCTCTCTGCAAGAAAGGATTTAGAAAATTTGATTTCTAGGCTTGCAGCTATGGCTAGGGCTGTTGGAATGCATTTAGTTCTTGCTACTCAAAGACCATCTGTTGATGTTATTACTGGGGTAATAAAAGCCAATTTTCCCTCAAGAATTTCTTTTATGGTTGCTAGTTCTATGGATTCAAGAATAATTCTTGGAACATCAGGTGCTGAAAAACTTTTAGGAAAAGGTGATATGCTTTACGTTAGTCCTATCACGCCTTTTCCACAACGCATTCAAGGTGGTTTTTTAACTGAAAAGGAAGTTTATAAGTTAGTTGAAGAGGTTAAAAAATTTGGTATACCAAATTATATTGATGATGAAATATTTATTGATAGTGTTGTTGAGTCTGATACTTTGGTGATAAATTCTTCAGATGAACCTATGTTTGAAGAAGCTCTTGAAATTGTTCGTTCTACTAAAAAAGCATCTGCGTCTTATCTTCAGAGGCGTTTAAAGATAGGATATAATAGAGCTGCACGAATTATTGAACTGATGGAAGAGATGGGATATATAGGTCCTGTGAATGGTTCAAAACCACGAGATGTTTTTATTTAA
- a CDS encoding undecaprenyl-diphosphate phosphatase, whose amino-acid sequence MDNILRVIILGFVQGISEFLPISSSGHLLLLKKFMNIDLPIVFDIYLHFATVLVVIIYYRRRILELVMVFIKFILRKLKMTELDSSNLNLILLILIITFFTALIGIFIEKFKVLFTFKLVLFNFIVTSILLFLIEFRIKIFNFKKNIFFSGLLIGIMQGIGAMPGISRSGITIFASILLGFSRTKSLEISFLSLIPIVFGSLFLKYNDLFKSDIIFNIFEINLGAIFAFIFGLFSISLFVKMLKNSKLYYFSIYLVSVVSLVYFLV is encoded by the coding sequence ATGGATAATATTTTAAGGGTTATTATTTTAGGTTTTGTTCAAGGCATTTCTGAGTTTTTGCCTATATCTAGTTCAGGCCATTTGTTACTTTTAAAAAAGTTTATGAACATTGATCTTCCAATTGTATTTGATATTTATTTGCATTTTGCAACAGTTTTAGTTGTAATAATTTATTATCGAAGACGAATATTAGAGCTTGTAATGGTTTTTATTAAATTTATTTTAAGAAAATTAAAAATGACAGAATTAGATTCTTCAAATTTGAACTTGATATTACTTATATTAATAATTACATTTTTTACAGCATTGATTGGGATTTTTATAGAAAAGTTTAAGGTGTTATTTACTTTTAAGTTAGTTTTATTTAATTTTATTGTGACAAGTATTTTATTATTTTTGATTGAATTTAGAATTAAAATTTTTAATTTTAAAAAAAATATTTTTTTTTCAGGATTATTAATTGGGATTATGCAGGGAATTGGAGCTATGCCGGGTATTTCTCGTTCAGGAATTACGATTTTTGCGTCAATTTTGCTTGGGTTTAGCAGGACAAAATCCCTTGAAATCTCTTTTTTATCTTTAATTCCTATTGTTTTTGGAAGTTTATTTTTAAAGTATAATGATCTATTTAAGTCTGATATAATTTTTAATATTTTTGAGATAAATTTGGGAGCAATTTTTGCTTTTATATTTGGACTATTTTCAATTAGTTTGTTTGTTAAGATGCTTAAGAATAGTAAACTGTATTATTTTTCAATTTATTTAGTTTCAGTTGTGAGTTTAGTTTATTTCCTTGTTTGA
- a CDS encoding flagellar assembly lytic transglycosylase, which translates to MFKKIIYLFLLNLLSCSFVKESLSSNILKKSINSFDLNHLNWLWNFDYVGQNFDKYFGIDSDSYVYVAYLFKKIGYDEKFREYMHKAINSNNNIASQFAGVKLLEYYNSRREYYEAELVGRKLYNKYNDNKFIILGYFKSLYWQKKNNEALLVLNKLEKMDFMQAQENENLLFKAVLYFNISDINTSLIYFKKLFENLPAEYLHVRAHDYLVLEGKDNLLNSTFLSLVKFKSLVANGDFKGAVNILDDSFKKYYNNFIFLNDVYKTFVSLGYINKALSFFSNLDSVYKDYYLGLLNLKLKKDVGFVTILKYLENSSIINEPYRLEMLNEIFRNFIFMKNTRNYFSKNIANFYTSKDKGNFAFIKVLDEYILEAVQLGDYDNLYLLYYNGQNVIDNAVLARLAFLNARLIYHKFIKSQSVGEYRELLRSAIKYDQISYASFMSRYLLDQNINDLFENALDINYDQSDYERFLEGFLKFNLHSYVSVFVANDFKNGYRFSPNFYRNLYDEFVKHEYYYESILAINYLVRQDFSALNKDDYKRLYPCLYTALIKSWSGKRELESSLVFSLIKAESSFKRDAVSKPGAIGLMQIMPATSADVSREIKYYKYYSYDLKQPKDNVIIGTHYLRKRIDMLEDVYKALASYNGGIGNVRKWEKDYGHLPKEIFIEAIPFGQTRNYIKKILVYSVLYDALYERKGMDFIIEYIMGKFSKRF; encoded by the coding sequence ATGTTTAAGAAAATTATTTATTTGTTTTTATTGAATTTATTATCTTGTTCATTTGTGAAAGAATCTTTAAGTAGCAATATTTTAAAAAAAAGTATCAATAGTTTTGATTTAAATCATTTAAATTGGTTGTGGAATTTTGACTATGTAGGACAAAATTTTGATAAATATTTTGGTATAGATTCAGATTCTTATGTATATGTTGCTTATCTTTTCAAAAAAATAGGGTATGATGAAAAATTTAGAGAATATATGCACAAAGCAATAAATAGTAATAATAATATTGCATCTCAATTTGCTGGTGTAAAACTTCTTGAATATTATAATTCTAGAAGAGAATATTATGAGGCAGAACTTGTTGGTCGAAAACTTTATAACAAATATAATGATAATAAATTCATTATATTAGGATATTTTAAAAGTCTTTATTGGCAGAAAAAGAATAATGAAGCTCTTTTAGTTTTAAATAAGCTAGAAAAAATGGATTTCATGCAGGCACAAGAAAATGAAAATCTTTTATTTAAAGCAGTGCTTTATTTTAATATTTCTGATATTAATACGTCATTAATTTATTTCAAGAAATTGTTTGAGAATTTGCCGGCAGAATATTTGCATGTAAGGGCTCATGATTATCTTGTTCTTGAAGGGAAAGATAATCTTTTAAATTCAACTTTTTTAAGTCTTGTTAAATTTAAATCTTTGGTTGCTAATGGTGATTTTAAAGGTGCTGTTAATATATTAGATGATAGTTTTAAGAAGTATTATAATAATTTTATTTTTTTAAATGATGTTTATAAGACTTTTGTAAGTTTAGGTTATATTAACAAGGCATTATCTTTTTTTAGTAATTTAGATAGTGTTTATAAAGATTATTATTTGGGGCTCCTTAATTTAAAATTAAAAAAAGATGTAGGTTTTGTGACAATACTTAAATATTTGGAAAATTCTTCTATTATAAATGAACCTTATAGATTAGAAATGCTTAATGAAATTTTTAGAAATTTCATATTTATGAAAAATACAAGAAATTATTTTTCTAAAAACATAGCTAATTTTTATACAAGTAAAGATAAGGGTAATTTTGCTTTTATTAAGGTATTAGATGAATATATTTTAGAAGCTGTACAACTTGGAGATTATGATAATTTATATTTACTATATTATAATGGTCAAAATGTTATTGACAATGCTGTTTTAGCAAGGCTTGCTTTTCTTAATGCTAGACTTATATATCACAAATTTATTAAATCTCAGTCAGTCGGTGAGTATAGAGAGCTTTTGCGTTCTGCTATTAAATATGATCAAATATCTTATGCATCGTTTATGAGTAGGTATTTGCTTGATCAAAATATTAATGATTTGTTTGAAAATGCTTTGGATATAAATTATGATCAGTCCGATTATGAAAGGTTTTTGGAAGGGTTTTTAAAATTTAATTTGCATTCTTATGTTAGTGTGTTTGTTGCCAATGATTTTAAAAATGGTTATAGATTTTCTCCTAATTTTTACCGTAATCTTTACGATGAATTTGTGAAACATGAATATTATTATGAATCTATACTTGCTATTAATTACCTTGTAAGGCAAGATTTTTCGGCTTTAAATAAAGATGATTATAAGCGTCTCTATCCATGTTTGTACACGGCTTTAATTAAATCTTGGTCAGGGAAAAGGGAACTTGAGTCGAGTCTTGTATTTTCTTTAATAAAAGCTGAGAGTAGTTTTAAAAGAGATGCTGTATCTAAACCTGGTGCTATCGGACTTATGCAAATTATGCCTGCAACATCAGCTGATGTATCTAGAGAAATCAAATATTATAAATACTATTCTTATGATTTGAAACAGCCAAAGGATAATGTTATTATTGGGACTCATTATTTACGTAAAAGAATAGACATGTTGGAAGATGTGTATAAGGCTCTTGCATCTTATAATGGTGGTATTGGAAATGTTAGGAAATGGGAAAAAGATTATGGGCATTTGCCCAAAGAAATTTTTATCGAAGCTATTCCTTTTGGACAAACTAGGAATTATATTAAAAAAATATTAGTTTATTCTGTATTATATGATGCTTTATATGAAAGAAAGGGAATGGATTTTATTATAGAGTATATTATGGGTAAATTTTCCAAACGTTTTTAG
- a CDS encoding tetratricopeptide repeat protein: MILGEVKVLPLFIILSSAAISVLVFILFRIAVLNTKTRTKGKHHKTFHKTKKLISKAINILKTNPNEVGALQTLNDYYYTNKDFENGLKYARKLCQLIEENPTNKNIDSFKVFLSYGFYNLERNFNLEALGLLKKAYSLKKDDVDVNYYLGIAFLKNAHYKEALHYLTKIYQFDKSNNDVLKYIGMTLFYTGNYTKAVGIFNNIKKHIQNDVNALLAYAQSLSQLNQDQLALDIANKIKSKDGMIYEALLIESEINAKNHNLVKLEDNIKEMIKIKPDLPTKISLKLFYKLGELYIEHENYKKATEAFTQVERIDPNYQKIAEKLEFSKKLNENLALRIYLKSPKEKFDNLASAIILKLYKNKFQVRDKKINEITSQFIDINFQLSNNQWEENILVRFVRTDQKNFGELFLKDLISKTKENKIKGLCIAPATFSEKAKQIIEGRLIDLIEGKKLTQILRTLDISKYI, encoded by the coding sequence ATGATTTTAGGAGAAGTTAAAGTGTTGCCATTATTCATAATACTGTCCTCTGCCGCAATATCTGTTTTGGTATTTATACTATTCAGAATTGCAGTATTAAATACAAAAACAAGAACAAAAGGTAAACATCACAAAACATTTCACAAAACGAAAAAATTGATCTCAAAAGCTATAAATATACTAAAAACAAACCCAAATGAAGTAGGGGCTTTACAAACTTTAAATGACTATTATTATACTAATAAAGATTTTGAAAATGGACTTAAATACGCCAGAAAATTATGTCAACTTATCGAAGAAAATCCTACAAATAAGAATATTGATTCCTTTAAAGTATTCTTAAGTTATGGATTTTATAATCTTGAGAGAAATTTTAATTTAGAAGCATTAGGACTTCTTAAAAAAGCATACAGCCTAAAAAAAGACGACGTAGACGTAAATTATTATCTTGGAATAGCATTTCTTAAAAATGCACATTATAAAGAAGCACTTCACTATCTTACAAAAATATATCAATTTGATAAAAGCAACAATGACGTTTTAAAATACATAGGGATGACTCTTTTTTATACGGGAAACTATACTAAAGCTGTAGGAATATTTAACAATATAAAAAAACATATACAAAATGATGTCAATGCTCTACTTGCATATGCTCAATCTCTATCCCAATTAAACCAAGATCAACTTGCACTTGATATTGCAAACAAAATCAAAAGCAAAGATGGAATGATATATGAAGCTCTTTTAATTGAATCTGAGATTAATGCAAAAAATCATAACTTGGTAAAATTAGAAGATAATATTAAAGAAATGATAAAAATTAAACCTGATTTACCCACAAAAATATCCCTTAAACTTTTTTACAAACTAGGAGAACTTTACATAGAACATGAAAATTACAAAAAAGCAACCGAAGCATTTACCCAGGTTGAAAGAATTGACCCAAACTATCAAAAAATTGCTGAAAAACTAGAATTTAGTAAAAAATTAAATGAAAACTTAGCATTAAGAATATACCTTAAGAGTCCAAAAGAAAAATTTGATAATCTAGCTAGTGCAATCATCCTTAAGTTATATAAAAACAAATTTCAAGTGAGAGACAAAAAGATAAATGAAATAACATCGCAATTTATAGATATCAACTTTCAACTTTCAAACAACCAATGGGAAGAAAATATACTAGTAAGATTCGTAAGAACGGATCAAAAAAATTTTGGAGAACTATTCTTAAAAGATCTGATTTCAAAAACCAAAGAAAATAAAATTAAAGGACTATGTATTGCACCAGCAACATTTTCTGAAAAGGCTAAACAAATTATTGAAGGCAGATTAATTGACCTAATAGAAGGAAAAAAACTTACACAAATACTGAGAACATTGGACATATCAAAATACATATAG